In Epinephelus moara isolate mb chromosome 9, YSFRI_EMoa_1.0, whole genome shotgun sequence, a genomic segment contains:
- the cldn5b gene encoding claudin-5b has product MLAACLEFLGLALCVIGSLLVMIACGLPMWKVTAFIDSNIVVAQTIWDGLWMSCVVQSTGQMQCKVHDSVLALAQDLQTARALTVISAVLGVVALTVTVAGAQCTNCIKDETVKARVVNAGGVIYIMSGLFVLVPLCWMANNIIVDFHDPHLPPSKKREIGAAIYIGWAATALLLLGGTLLCCSFSPGVRGTYPIKYAPTKTITSNGTEKKYYV; this is encoded by the coding sequence ATGCTCGCTGCGTGTCTGGAGTTCCTCGGCTTGGCGCTGTGCGTCATCGGCTCGCTGCTGGTGATGATCGCGTGCGGGCTGCCCATGTGGAAGGTGACCGCGTTCATCGACTCCAACATCGTGGTGGCTCAGACCATCTGGGACGGCCTGTGGATGTCCTGCGTGGTGCAGAGCACCGGCCAGATGCAGTGCAAAGTCCACGACTCGGTGCTGGCCCTGGCGCAGGACCTGCAGACGGCCCGTGCGCTCACGGTCATCTCCGCCGTGCTGGGGGTGGTCGCCCTCACGGTGACGGTCGCCGGGGCGCAGTGCACCAACTGCATCAAGGACGAGACGGTGAAGGCGCGGGTGGTGAACGCCGGAGGGGTCATCTACATCATGAGCGGGCTCTTCGTGCTGGTCCCGCTCTGCTGGATGGCCAACAACATCATCGTGGACTTCCACGACCCGCATCTGCCGCCGTCCAAGAAGCGGGAGATCGGGGCGGCCATCTACATCGGCTGGGCCGCCAcggcgctgctgctgctcggggGGACCCTGCTGTGCTGCTCCTTCTCTCCGGGGGTGAGGGGCACGTATCCCATCAAATACGCCCCCACCAAGACGATCACATCCAACGGGACCGAAAAGAAGTACTATGTATAA